The genomic segment GCATCGCCTGGCCCGTGCTGCCCATCTCCGGCGTCACCTCCCTGGACCACGCCACGCTCTCGCCCCCCGCAAGGGCCTGGGACATCATCCGGCATCTGGCCCTGCCCATGTTCATCTACGTTTTCGGCGGCCTGGCGGGCATGAGCCGCTACATGCGCTCGGCCATGCTGGAGGTGCTCCGGCAGGACTACATCCTCACCGCGCGCGCCAAGGGCCTCTCCGAGCGCGCGGTGATCTATCGCCACGCCCTGCGCAACGCCCTGCTCCCCGTGATCACCCTCCTGGGGCTCTCGGTGCCGGGGCTCATCGGAGGATCGGTGATCATCGAGCAGATCTTCTCCCTGCCCGGCCTGGGGCAGCTCTTCTACCAGGCCGTCATGAGCCGGGACTATCCCCTGATCATGGCCAACCTCGTGCTGGGCGCCGTGCTCACCCTGGGGGGCAACCTCCTGGCCGACATGGGCTATTCCCTGGCCGATCCGCGCATCCGCTCCGGAGGCGGCCGTGGCTGAGGGATTCGCGCGCCGCGCGTTGCGCCACCCCATGTTCGTGGCCGGGCTCCTCATGGTGGGCGTGGTCTCGGCGGCGGCGCTCCTGGCCCCCTGGATCGCCCCGCACGACCCCGTGGCTCTGGACGTGGAGAACATCCTGCGCCCCCCCGGGGCCGCCCACTGGCTTGGCACCGACGCCCTGGGCCGCGACGTGTTCTCGCGCCTGGTGCACGGCGGGCGCGTCTCCCTGTGGGTGGGCTTCCTGGCCGTGGGGCTCTCGGTGGCCGTGGGCCTGGCCTTCGGGCTGGCTTCGGGCTACTTCGGCGGCATCGTGGACGAGGCCATCATGCGCGGCGTGGACGTGATGCTCTGCTTCCCCTCGTTCTTCCTGATCCTGGCCGTGATCGCCTTCCTGGAACCCAACCTGGCCAACATCATGATCGTCATCGGGCTCACCTCCTGGATGGGCGTGGCCCGGCTCGTGCGGGCCGAGGCCCTCACGCTCAAGGGGCGCGATTTCGTCAGCGCGGCCCGGCTGGCGGGGTGCGGCCCGGCGCGCATCCTGGCGCGCCACATCCTGCCCAACGCCGCCGCGCCGGTGCTCGTCTCGGCCACGCTGGGGGTGGCGGGGGCCATTCTCACGGAGTCGGCGCTGTCGTTCCTGGGCCTGGGCGTGCAGCCGCCCACGCCCTCGTGGGGCAACATGCTCCTGGAGGGCAAGGAGGTGCTGCAGATCGCGCCGTGGCTCTCGGTGTTCCCGGGGCTGGCCATCCTGGTGACGGTGCTTGGCTACAACCTGCTCGGGGAGTCCCTGCGGGACTTGCTGGACCCCAGGCTTCGGCAGTAAGGGGTTCTCCGTGATCGAATTTTTACGCATTCGCAACCTTGCCCTCATCGCCGACGTGGAGCTGGAGTTCGCTCCAGGCCTCAACGTGCTCACGGGCGAGACGGGCGCGGGCAAGACCTTCGTGCTCAAGGCCCTGGAGTTTCTGACCGGCGAGCGTCTGGCCCCGGACATGGTGCGCCCCGGGACGGACAAGGCCCTGGTGGAGGCGCTTTTCGTGCTGGAGGGTCGCGAGGTGATCCTGCGCCGCGAGCTTTCGGCCGGATCGGGCCGGGCCAGGCTCTCCATCGACGGCCAGCTGGCCACGGCCGAAGCCCTGCGCGAACTCAAGCCCAGGCTCCTCCTGCACGCCAGCCAGAACGGCCAGCAGAAGCTGCTCTCCCCGGCCTTCCAGGCCCGGCTCCTGGACCACTTCCTGCCGGAGCAGGCCCTGCTGGAGGAGCGCCGCGAACTCTCGCGCCGACTGACCGGCGTGGAGCGCGAGGCCCGGGAGCTGCGCGAACGGGTGGCCCACCTGGAAGACCGGCGCGAGGTGCTGGAACTCAAGCGCACGGAGATCGACAAGGCGGCCCCCCGCGAGGGCGAGGAGGAGGAGCTTCTGGAGCGCCAGCAGGCCCTGCGCCACGCGCGCAAGGCCCGCGAGGCCCGCGAGGCCGCCCTGGACCTTCTGCTGGGCGAGCAGGGAGCAGGCGCGGTGCTGGGGCGTCTGGAGCGCGAGCTCGGCCATCTGGCCCAGGCCGGAGAGCCTTACCAGGCCGACCTGGACGCCGTGCGCGAGGCGCGCCTGGGCCTTTCGGAGCTGGCCCAGCGCCTGCGCCAGGGCGGCGCGGGGCCAGCGGACGACCCCGAGGCCGTGGAGGCCCGCCTGTGGGAGCTGGCGCAGCTCAAGCGCAAGCTCAAGCTTTCCATGCCCGAGATCCTCTCGCTGCACCGCGAGATTGAGGCCAACCTGAGCTTCCTGGACAACGCCGGGCTCGACCTCAAGCGCCTGGAGCGCGAGGCCGGGGAGCTGCGCGCGGCCCTCGGGCGCGCCCTCTCGCGCCTGGACGGGGCGCGCGGCGAAGCGGCCGGAGCTCTCTGCGCGCGCGTCGAGGAGGAGTTGCGCGGCCTGGGCTTCTCCGAGCACGTGCGCACGCTCTTCGAGTTCGCGCCCGTGGAGCTTTTCCCCGCCGACGCCGGGCACGAGGCCCTTACGGAGCTTTCGGCAAGGCTGCTCTTCGCGCCCAACCCGGGCCAACCGCCCCGGCCCCTGGACCGCATCGCCTCGGGGGGCGAGCTGTCGCGCTTTCTCCTGGCGCTCACGAGCCTGCGCGCCGAGAACGACGAGGCCGTGCTCATCTTCGACGAGGTGGACGCGGGCATCGGCGGGCTCACGCTCAACCGCGTGGGCGAGCGCCTGAAGGCCCTGGCGGGGGAGCGCCAGATGCTGCTCATCACCCACTGGCCTCAGCTGGCGGCCCTGGCGGAGCGCCACTTCCTGGTGGCCAAGCACGTGGCCGAAGGCCAGACCGAAACCACCGTGACACGCCTGGAAGGCCGCAACCTCTCCGAAGAACTCTCGCGCATGGCCGGAGGCGGCGAGCAGGGCCGTGCCATGGCCGAGAAGCTGCTGCTGCCCCTGGGCTGATTGCCCTTTCCTTTCCGTCCTGAACAGCTCTCGCCCACGCGGCGGCGTGCATGGCCGGTCCGGTCGTCCGAGGCTCCGGCACCCTGAACAGGTACTCCACCATGGAGAGGGCCGCCTTGGAGACTTCGCCGAGAGCCCCGGTTTGGCCTTCGTCGCGCAGACGCCTCACTGTGTCGATGTCGCCCTCCGCAACAGCGGCGTTCATGTTCGCCTTATCACGGATGCGCGCGAAGAGGCGCCCCTCCCCGCCGTCACAATCGCCCGGAACCCCGTGAGCCCGCGCGGGCCGGACATCGCTTGCGCTTTGCCCCTGGAAATGTCACCGCATCGTCACATTGTCACCATGGCCCCGTCACCGGCCCGTGATGGGTAGCGACCACCGGAGGTTGCGGCAATGACCAAAGACACCGTGCTCATCGTCGAAGACGACGAGGACATTCTCCAGCTCCTCGAATACAATTTCCAGTCCGCCGGGTTCGACGTCTCCACGGCCCGCGACGGCCTGGACGCACTGGCTAAAATCAGGCGCAGAACGCCGGACCTCGTGCTCCTGGACATCATGCTCCCGGGCGCGGACGGCTTCGAGGTCTGCAAGACCATCAAGCGCGACCCCAAGACCGCCCAGACGCCGGTGATCATGCTCACGGCGCGCGGCGAGGAGGTGGACCGCATCGTGGGCCTGGAACTGGGCGCGGACGACTACGTGGTGAAGCCCTTCAGCCCCCGCGAGCTGATCCTGCGCGCTCGGGCCGTGCTCAAGCGCCTGGCCCCCGAGGCCGCGCCCAAGCAGGTGCTGCGCCGCGACGGGCTCGACGTGGATCTGGACGCCCACAGGGCCACATCCCACGGCGAGGAGCTGCTGCTCACGGCCACGGAGTTCAAGCTCCTGGCCGAACTCTTCAAGAGCCAGGGCCGCGTGCAGACCCGCGACCAGCTCCTGAACACCGTCTGGGGCTACGAATTCGAGGGCTACGCCCGCACCGTGGACACCCACGTGCGCCGCCTGCGCCAGAAACTCGGCCCCCACGCCGCTCTCATCGAGACCGTGCGCGGCGTGGGCTACCGCTTCAAACAGTAAGGACACGCATGATCGGCTTCGGAGCGCGCATCTTCCTCTCCCATCTCGCGGCCTGCTGCGTGGCCCTGCTCACGCTGGCCGCCGCCCCCCCCGGCGCGGCCGGCGCCGGGCTGGCCGTGGGCGCCGGGCTGGCCGCCTCGGCCCTGCTCGGCTGGCTGGCCGCGCGGCGCCATGCCCGCTTCGTGCGCCAGTGCGCCGCGGTGCTCCAGGCCGTGGGCGACGGCGACCACGGCCGCAGGCTCTGGCCCGAACCCGGCCAGGCCCTGGAGGAACTGGCCCAGGGCGTGAACGCCATGGCCGACGGCATCGAGGGCCAGATCCGCGCCCTGGAGGCCGAGAAGCTGCGCATGGAGACCATCCTGGACGGCATGCGCGAGGGGCTCATGGTCCTGGGCGCGGACGGGCGCATCCTGCTGGCCAACAAGGCCCTGGAGGCCCTCTTCCCCCAGGCCGCCGGGGCCGTGGGCAAGCGCCCCATCGAGGTGCTGGCCTGCCCCGAGCTCCAGACCGCCGCCGACACCGTGCTCCACTGGAAGGACCCCGAACGCCCCGCCGTGGTCTCGGTGCAGATCGAGCCCGGCCAGGAACGCTTCCTGGACGTGAGCCTCGTGCGCCCGAGCCCCCCCCAGGCCGGGCTGGGCGCGGTGCTCGTCTTCCACGACCTCACCGAGTTCAAGCGCCTGGACAAGGTGCGGCGCGATTTCGTGGCCAACGTCTCCCACGAGTTGCGCACGCCGCTCACCTCCATCAAGGGCTACGCCGAGACGCTCATGGCCGAGAAGCCCTTCCGCGAGGGCCAGCCCAGGCGCTTCCTGGACGTGATCCTGAAAAACGCCAACCACATGTCGCGCATGGTGGACGAACTCCTGGGCCTGGCCCGCATCGAGAACGACCGCCAGCCCGCGGTGAAGTCCCCGGTGCGCGCCTCCGATTGCCTGCGCGCCGCCCTGCGCGAGTGCGCCGCGCTCTCGGCCGAGCGGCGCGTCGCCGTGGAGAGCCTGCTGCCCCCCGACGGGCCGGTGGTGCTGGCCGACGCGGGCAGGCTCACCCAGGTGCTGCGCAACCTCGTGGAGAACGCCCTGAAATACGGCCCCGAGGGGTCCGCCGTCACCGTATCGCATCATCCCGGCGACACGGGCGTCATCTTCCGGGTGGAAGATGACGGCCCGGGCGTGCCCGAGGCCGAACGTCTGCGCGTCTTCGAGCGCTTCTACCGGGTGGACAGGCCCCGCAACAAGGGCGAAGGCGGCACCGGACTGGGGCTGGCCATCGCCAAGCACATCGTGGAGCGCCACGGCGGACGCATCTGGGCCGAACAGGCCAGGCCCCCCCGGACCGGCGCGGCCTTCTGTTTCAGCCTGCCCGAAGCCCCGTAATCCCCGACCACAAGGAAACCCCACATGGCAACGCCGCCCAAAATGTCCGCCAGGAACCTGGACTTCTACTACGGGGACTTCAAGGCCCTGCACTCCGTGAGCATGGACATCACCGCCAACCAGGTGACCGCGCTCATCGGCCCCTCGGGCTGCGGCAAGTCCACCTTCCTGCGCTGCTTGAACCGCATGAACGACCTCATCGACATCGCCCGCGTGGAGGGCGAACTGACCCTCGACGGCCAGGACATCTACAAGACCGGCATGGACGTGGTGGAACTGCGCCGCCGCGTGGGCATGGTCTTCCAGAAGCCCAACCCCTTCCCCAAGACCATCTTCGAGAACGTGGCCTACGGGCTGCGCGTCAACGGCATCTCGGACAACGCCTTCATCGCCCGGCAGGTGGAGAAGAGCCTCAAGCAGGCCGCCCTCTGGACCGAGGTGAAGGACCGCCTGCACACCAACGCCCTGGGCCTCTCGGGTGGACAGCAGCAGCGCCTGTGCATCGCCCGCGCCCTGGCCGTGGAGCCCGAAATCCTGCTCATGGACGAGCCCGCCTCGGCCCTGGACCCCATCGCCACGCAGAAGATCGAGGAACTCATCCACGAGCTCAAGACCGACCTGACCATCATCATCGTCACCCACTCCATGCAGCAGGCCGCCCGCGTCTCCGACACCACGGCCTTCTTCTACATGGGCAAGCTCATCGAAATGGACCAGACGGAAACCATCTTCACCCGTCCGGCCAACAAGCAGACCGAAGACTACATCACCGGCCGGTTCGGCTAGGAGGCGACCATGGACCCGCGTTTTCAAAAGGAACTGGAACAGCTCAAGGTCAAGGTCCTCCAGATGGCGGCCTACACCGACCGCGCCCTGGAGCGCGCCCTGAACGCCGTGCTCGGGCGCGACACCGACCTGGCCCGCGTGGTGATCGACTCCGACCGCGAGATCAACGCCATGGAGTGCGAGGTGGACAACCTCTGCCTGCGCCTGCTCGCCCTGGACCAGCCCGTGGCCATGGACCTGCGCTTCATCGTGGCCTCCATGCGCCTCGTGGTGGACCTCGAACGCATCGGCGACGAGGCCGTGAACATCGCCGAACAGTCCATTCTTCTGGCCCAGGCCCCCACCGGGCCCGTCATCCCGGAACTGGGCGCCCTGAGCTCCCAGGTGTCCGGCATGTTCCGCACCGCCGTGAACTCCTTCCGCGAGCAGGACATCGAACTGGCGCGCCAGGTCTGCGCCGCCGACTCCCTGGCCGACGACCTCAACGTCAAGGTGCTCAAGGGCTGCATGGAGCTGGAATCCGCCGAGTGCGGCATGGCCGGGCTCGACCGCGCCATCCGCACCGTGATGGTGGCCCGCTCCATGGAGCGCGTGGGCGACTTGGCCACCAACATTGCCGAGGCCGCCA from the Fundidesulfovibrio magnetotacticus genome contains:
- a CDS encoding HAMP domain-containing sensor histidine kinase encodes the protein MIGFGARIFLSHLAACCVALLTLAAAPPGAAGAGLAVGAGLAASALLGWLAARRHARFVRQCAAVLQAVGDGDHGRRLWPEPGQALEELAQGVNAMADGIEGQIRALEAEKLRMETILDGMREGLMVLGADGRILLANKALEALFPQAAGAVGKRPIEVLACPELQTAADTVLHWKDPERPAVVSVQIEPGQERFLDVSLVRPSPPQAGLGAVLVFHDLTEFKRLDKVRRDFVANVSHELRTPLTSIKGYAETLMAEKPFREGQPRRFLDVILKNANHMSRMVDELLGLARIENDRQPAVKSPVRASDCLRAALRECAALSAERRVAVESLLPPDGPVVLADAGRLTQVLRNLVENALKYGPEGSAVTVSHHPGDTGVIFRVEDDGPGVPEAERLRVFERFYRVDRPRNKGEGGTGLGLAIAKHIVERHGGRIWAEQARPPRTGAAFCFSLPEAP
- a CDS encoding DNA repair protein RecN, with the protein product MIEFLRIRNLALIADVELEFAPGLNVLTGETGAGKTFVLKALEFLTGERLAPDMVRPGTDKALVEALFVLEGREVILRRELSAGSGRARLSIDGQLATAEALRELKPRLLLHASQNGQQKLLSPAFQARLLDHFLPEQALLEERRELSRRLTGVEREARELRERVAHLEDRREVLELKRTEIDKAAPREGEEEELLERQQALRHARKAREAREAALDLLLGEQGAGAVLGRLERELGHLAQAGEPYQADLDAVREARLGLSELAQRLRQGGAGPADDPEAVEARLWELAQLKRKLKLSMPEILSLHREIEANLSFLDNAGLDLKRLEREAGELRAALGRALSRLDGARGEAAGALCARVEEELRGLGFSEHVRTLFEFAPVELFPADAGHEALTELSARLLFAPNPGQPPRPLDRIASGGELSRFLLALTSLRAENDEAVLIFDEVDAGIGGLTLNRVGERLKALAGERQMLLITHWPQLAALAERHFLVAKHVAEGQTETTVTRLEGRNLSEELSRMAGGGEQGRAMAEKLLLPLG
- a CDS encoding ABC transporter permease, with amino-acid sequence MAEGFARRALRHPMFVAGLLMVGVVSAAALLAPWIAPHDPVALDVENILRPPGAAHWLGTDALGRDVFSRLVHGGRVSLWVGFLAVGLSVAVGLAFGLASGYFGGIVDEAIMRGVDVMLCFPSFFLILAVIAFLEPNLANIMIVIGLTSWMGVARLVRAEALTLKGRDFVSAARLAGCGPARILARHILPNAAAPVLVSATLGVAGAILTESALSFLGLGVQPPTPSWGNMLLEGKEVLQIAPWLSVFPGLAILVTVLGYNLLGESLRDLLDPRLRQ
- a CDS encoding response regulator; amino-acid sequence: MTKDTVLIVEDDEDILQLLEYNFQSAGFDVSTARDGLDALAKIRRRTPDLVLLDIMLPGADGFEVCKTIKRDPKTAQTPVIMLTARGEEVDRIVGLELGADDYVVKPFSPRELILRARAVLKRLAPEAAPKQVLRRDGLDVDLDAHRATSHGEELLLTATEFKLLAELFKSQGRVQTRDQLLNTVWGYEFEGYARTVDTHVRRLRQKLGPHAALIETVRGVGYRFKQ
- the pstB gene encoding phosphate ABC transporter ATP-binding protein PstB; translated protein: MATPPKMSARNLDFYYGDFKALHSVSMDITANQVTALIGPSGCGKSTFLRCLNRMNDLIDIARVEGELTLDGQDIYKTGMDVVELRRRVGMVFQKPNPFPKTIFENVAYGLRVNGISDNAFIARQVEKSLKQAALWTEVKDRLHTNALGLSGGQQQRLCIARALAVEPEILLMDEPASALDPIATQKIEELIHELKTDLTIIIVTHSMQQAARVSDTTAFFYMGKLIEMDQTETIFTRPANKQTEDYITGRFG
- a CDS encoding ABC transporter permease; amino-acid sequence: MTELIKRLLLKAVWLAVVFLGITLISFWVINLAPGKPTDLQTDLNPLITPEAIERLEKLYGLDQPIHVRYRLWLERLVKLDFGNALTGDRRPVWDKISERLPLTVGMNLAAMVLTLALAIPIGVTAAARHNGPFDRASTVFVFLGFAMPGFWLALLLMLGLGIAWPVLPISGVTSLDHATLSPPARAWDIIRHLALPMFIYVFGGLAGMSRYMRSAMLEVLRQDYILTARAKGLSERAVIYRHALRNALLPVITLLGLSVPGLIGGSVIIEQIFSLPGLGQLFYQAVMSRDYPLIMANLVLGAVLTLGGNLLADMGYSLADPRIRSGGGRG
- the phoU gene encoding phosphate signaling complex protein PhoU, which produces MDPRFQKELEQLKVKVLQMAAYTDRALERALNAVLGRDTDLARVVIDSDREINAMECEVDNLCLRLLALDQPVAMDLRFIVASMRLVVDLERIGDEAVNIAEQSILLAQAPTGPVIPELGALSSQVSGMFRTAVNSFREQDIELARQVCAADSLADDLNVKVLKGCMELESAECGMAGLDRAIRTVMVARSMERVGDLATNIAEAAIFVVKGVSIKHHCQPF